A genomic window from Arvicola amphibius chromosome 5, mArvAmp1.2, whole genome shotgun sequence includes:
- the Pcdhgc4 gene encoding protocadherin gamma-C4: MPSKVRSWVEIWWGATLLFLFCHLGYVCGQIRYPVPEESQEGTFVGNVAQDFLLDTESLSARRLQVAGEVNQRHFRVDLDSGALLIKNPIDREALCGLSASCIVPLEFVTEGPLEMYRAEVEIVDVNDHAPRFPRQQLDLEIGEAAPPGQRFPLEKAQDADVGSNSISSYRLSSNEHFALDVKKRSDGSLVPELLLEKPLDREKQSDYRLVLTAVDGGNPPRSGTAELRVSVLDVNDNAPAFQQSSYRISVLESAPAGMVLIQLNASDPDLGPSGNVTFSFSGHTPDRVRNLFSLHPTTGKLTLQGPLDFESESYYEFDVRARDGGSPAMEQHCSLRVDLLDVNDNAPHITVTSELGTLPESAEPGTVVALISVQDPDSGSNGDVSLRIPDHLPFALKSAFRNQFSLVTAGPLDREARSSYDIMVTASDAGNPPLSTHRTIFLNISDVNDNPPSFFQRSHEVFVPENNRPGDLLCSLAASDPDSGLNALISYSLLEPRNRDVSASSFISLNPQTGAVHATRSFDYEQTQTLQFEVQARDRGSPPLSSTVTVRLFVLDLNDNAPAVLRPRARPGSLCPQALPPSVGAGHLVTKVTAVDLDSGYNAWVSYQLLEAPDPSLFAVSRYAGEVRTAVPIPADLPPQKLVIVVKDSGSPPLSTSVTLLVSLEEDTHPVVPDLRESSAPREGESRLTLYLAVSLVAICFVSFGSFVALLSKCLRGAACGVTCFPAGTCACLSRSRRREGLPPSNGILRIQLGSEDPIKFVDVGGHSHGCTPLASAPTRSDSFMMVKSPSAPMAGEPVRPSCPPSDLLYGLEVRPLQAQPMLGGYCDPDMWLGPLPESPDLSGRAHSDVTIFVSINCVANAVLDKCLS; encoded by the coding sequence ATGCCCAGCAAGGTGAGAAGCTGGGTAGAAATTTGGTGGGGGGCTACCCTTTTGTTCCTCTTTTGCCACCTGGGCTACGTTTGTGGGCAGATTCGCTACCCGGTCCCAGAGGAGTCACAGGAAGGGACTTTTGTAGGGAATGTCGCCCAAGATTTTCTGCTGGATACAGAGAGTCTGTCAGCTCGCAGGCTGCAGGTCGCTGGAGAGGTGAACCAAAGACACTTCCGTGTGGATTTGGACAGCGGAGCCCTGCTAATCAAAAATCCAATCGATCGAGAGGCACTGTGTGGGCTCAGTGCCAGCTGCATCGTGCCCCTGGAGTTTGTAACCGAAGGGCCTTTGGAAATGTACCGAGCAGAGGTTGAGATCGTAGATGTGAATGATCACGCCCCCCGATTTCCGCGGCAGCAGTTGGACTTGGAAATCGGGGAAGCAGCTCCGCCAGGACAGCGTTTCCCCTTGGAAAAGGCACAGGATGCAGATGTGGGGAGCAATTCCATTAGCAGCTACAGACTAAGCTCCAATGAACACTTTGCCCTGGATGTCAAGAAGCGCAGCGACGGCAGCTTGGTCCCAGAGCTTCTTCTGGAGAAGCCTTTGGATCGTGAGAAGCAATCGGACTACCGCCTGGTGCTAACTGCTGTGGATGGAGGGAACCCCCCTAGATCTGGCACCGCGGAGCTCCGGGTGTCAGTGCTGGATGTGAATGACAACGCCCCAGCCTTCCAGCAATCCAGTTACAGGATCAGCGTGTTGGAGAGTGCGCCAGCGGGCATGGTGCTCATTCAGCTCAACGCCTCGGACCCAGACTTGGGACCTAGTGGTAACGTCACCTTTTCTTTCAGTGGTCACACCCCTGATCGGGTGAGAAACCTCTTTAGCCTTCATCCCACGACTGGAAAGCTTACCCTTCAGGGGCCTCTAGACTTTGAGAGTGAGAGTTACTATGAATTTGATGTGAGGGCTCGCGATGGGGGCTCTCCAGCCATGGAGCAACATTGCAGCCTTAGGGTGGATCTCCTAGATGTAAATGACAATGCCCCCCACATCACAGTGACCTCGGAGCTGGGAACTCTACCAGAGAGTGCAGAACCTGGCACTGTGGTGGCACTCATCAGTGTGCAGGACCCTGACTCTGGGTCAAATGGAGATGTGAGCCTCCGCATCCCTGACCACTTACCATTTGCCCTCAAGTCTGCCTTCAGGAACCAGTTCTCCCTCGTGACAGCTGGACCCTTGGATCGAGAGGCTAGGTCTAGTTATGACATCATGGTTACTGCTTCTGATGCTGGGAACCCTCCCCTGAGTACCCACAGGACTATTTTCCTCAATATTTCAGATGTGAATGATAACCCACCCTCTTTCTTCCAGAGGTCACATGAGGTATTCGTTCCTGAGAACAATCGCCCAGGGGACCTGCTTTGTTCCCTTGCAGCCTCTGACCCTGACTCTGGCTTAAACGCACTAATCTCATACTCTCTTTTAGAGCCCAGAAATCGAGATGTGTctgcttcttccttcatttctttgaacCCCCAGACAGGAGCTGTTCACGCCACTAGATCGTTTGACTACGAGCAGACCCAGACCCTGCAGTTTGAGGTGCAGGCCAGGGACAGGGGCAGCCCGCCCCTCAGCAGCACTGTCACAGTGCGCCTGTTTGTGCTGGACCTCAACGACAACGCCCCAGCCGTGCTGCGCCCTCGGGCCAGACCCGGTTCCTTATGTCCACAAGCATTGCCTCCATCAGTTGGTGCTGGGCACCTAGTCACAAAGGTGACAGCTGTGGACTTGGATTCAGGTTACAATGCCTGGGTTTCCTATCAGCTCCTGGAGGCCCCGGATCCCAGCCTCTTTGCTGTCTCCAGATATGCGGGGGAAGTACGGACAGCTGTTCCCATCCCAGCTGACCTCCCACCTCAGAAGCTGGTCATTGTGGTGAAGGACAGCGGTAGCCCACCACTCTCTACCTCTGTTACTCTCCTGGTGTCTTTAGAGGAAGACACCCATCCAGTTGTCCCCGATCTTCGAGAATCGTCAGCTCCCAGAGAAGGAGAATCCCGTCTAACGCTCTACTTGGCTGTGTCCTTAGTGGCCATCTGCTTTGTCTCCTTTGGTTCTTTCGTGGCACTGCTCTCGAAGTGTCTTCGCGGGGCTGCCTGTGGAGTGACATGCTTTCCTGCTGGCACCTGTGCCTGTCTCAGCAGATCtcggaggagggaggggcttccTCCTTCCAATGGGATCCTCCGAATCCAGCTAGGGTCGGAAGATCCTATCAAGTTTGTTGATGTGGGAGGCCACTCTCATGGCTGTACACCATTGGCTTCCGCACCCACTCGGAGTGACAGCTTCATGATGGTGAAGTCACCCAGTGCACCTATGGCAGGGGAGCCTGTGCGCCCAAGCtgtccaccctctgatcttctcTATGGGCTAGAGGTGAGACCTTTGCAGGCTCAGCCAATGCTTGGGGGTTATTGTGATCCAGACATGTGGCTGGGCCCATTGCCAGAGAGTCCTGACCTCTCTGGAAGAGCCCACAGTGATGTCACCATTTTTGTGAGTATTAACTGTGTTGCAAATGCTGTGCTCGACAAGTGCCTGAGTTGA
- the LOC119814114 gene encoding protocadherin gamma-C5 isoform X1 codes for MGAMASPQLTGKWQVLSVLLSLCSCGWVAGQLRYSVVEESEPGTLVGNVAQDLGLKMTDLLSRRLRLGSEENGRYFSLSLTSGALAVNLKIDRESLCGASTSCLLPVQVVTEHPLELIRVEVEILDLNDNSPSFATPEREMRISESAAPGARFPLDSAQDPDVGTNTVSFYTLSPNSHFSLNVKTLKDGKLFPELVLEQQLDREAQARHQLVLTAVDGGTPARSGTSLISVIVLDVNDNAPTFQSSVLRVGLPENTPPGTLLLRLNATDPDEGTNGQLDYSFGDHTSEAVKNLFGLDPSSGAIHVLGPVDFEESNFYEIHARARDQGQPAMEGHCVIQVDVGDANDNPPEVLLASLVNPVLESTPVGTVVGLFNVRDRDSGRNGEVKLAISPDLPFQIRPSENHYSLLTSQPLDRETTPHYIIDLRASDAGSPPLHTHLTIRLNISDVNDNAPHFTQQLYTAYISENRPPGSLLCTVAASDPDTGDNARLTYSIVGSQIQGAPASSFVYVNPEDGRVFAQRTFDYELLQMLRIVVGVRDSGSPPLHANTSLHVFVLDQNDNAPAVLHPRPGRELSAPQRLPRSAPPGSLVTKVTAVDADAGHNAWLSYSLSPQSTAPGLFLVSAHTGEVRTARALLEEDSDTQQVVVLVRDNGDPSLSSTATVLLVLEDEDAEEMPKSSDFLTHPPERSDLTLYLIVALAAVSLLSLVTFIFMSAKCLRGREDGDRGGGQCCRGQDSPSREFYKQSSPNLQVSADGTLKYMEVTLRPTDSQSHCYRTCFSPASDGSDFTFLRPLSVQQPSALALEPEALRSRSSTLRERSQQAPPNTDWRFSQAQRPGTSGSQNGDETGTWPNNQFDTEMLQAMILASASEAADGSSTLGGSAGTMGLSARYGPQFTLQHVPDYRQNVYIPGSNATLTNAAGKRDGKAPAGGNGNKKKSGKKEKK; via the exons ATGGGAGCTATGGCATCCCCACAGCTCACTGGGAAATGGCAAGTGCTGTCTGTGTTGTTGTCCTTGTGCagctgtggctgggtggctgggcagCTCCGTTATTCAGTGGTGGAGGAGTCTGAGCCGGGGACTTTGGTGGGGAACGTGGCTCAGGATCTGGGCTTAAAGATGACAGATCTGTTGAGCCGCAGACTACGATTGGGCTCTGAGGAGAATGGGCGCTATTTTTCCCTGAGCTTGACGAGTGGGGCTTTGGCAGTGAATCTAAAGATTGACCGAGAGAGCCTGTGCGGAGCCAGCActagctgcctgctgcctgtccaGGTAGTGACTGAACACCCCCTGGAGCTCATTCGCGTAGAGGTAGAGATCCTGGATCTCAATGACAACTCTCCTAGCTTTGCTACTCCTGAGCGAGAGATGCGGATCTCAGAATCTGCTGCACCAGGAGCCAGATTCCCACTGGATAGTGCTCAGGATCCAGACGTGGGCACCAACACTGTGAGCTTTTATACTCTAAGCCCCAACAGTCACTTCTCTCTGAACGTGAAGACCCTAAAAGACGGGAAGCTATTCCCAGAGCTAGTACTAGAGCAGCAGTTAGACCGTGAAGCCCAGGCAAGGCATCAGCTGGTGCTCACTGCTGTGGATGGGGGAACCCCAGCTCGCTCAGGGACCAGCCTTATCTCTGTCATTGTGCTGGATGTCAATGATAATGCTCCAACCTTCCAGTCCTCAGTTCTACGAGTGGGACTCCCAGAGAACACACCCCCAGGTACACTGCTGCTCCGTCTCAATGCCACTGATCCAGACGAGGGCACCAATGGCCAGCTAGACTACTCTTTTGGAGACCACACATCTGAAGCAGTAAAGAATCTCTTTGGCTTGGATCCTAGCAGTGGAGCAATCCATGTGTTGGGTCCAGTAGATTTTGAGGAGTCAAATTTCTATGAAATCCATGCAAGAGCCAGAGACCAGGGGCAGCCAGCCATGGAGGGCCACTGTGTGATTCAAGTGGATGTAGGGGATGCTAACGACAATCCCCCTGAGGTGCTCCTGGCATCTTTGGTCAACCCTGTCCTAGAGAGCACGCCAGTGGGCACAGTAGTGGGGCTGTTTAACGTGCGGGATCGAGACTCGGGTAGAAATGGAGAGGTGAAGCTGGCTATATCTCCAGACCTGCCATTTCAGATCAGGCCTTCTGAAAACCACTACTCCCTGCTAACCAGCCAGCCTCTGGATCGAGAAACCACACCCCATTATATCATCGACCTGCGGGCCAGTGATGCTGGATcacctcccctacacacacatctcACCATCAGGCTGAACATTTCCGATGTTAATGACAACGCACCTCACTTCACCCAACAGCTCTACACTGCTTACATCTCAGAAAACCGGCCGCCAGGCTCTCTCCTCTGTACTGTGGCTGCCTCAGATCCAGATACGGGGGATAATGCCCGTCTCACCTATTCTATTGTAGGAAGTCAAATTCAGGGAGCCCCGGCCTCCTCTTTTGTGTACGTCAACCCTGAGGATGGACGAGTCTTTGCCCAGCGGACCTTTGACTATGAATTGCTACAGATGCTGCGAATTGTGGTGGGGGTCCGAGATTCTGGCTCTCCCCCACTGCACGCGAACACATCTCTCCACGTGTTTGTCCTTGACCAGAACGATAATGCCCCAGCTGTGCTGCACCCACGACCTGGCAGGGAGCTCTCGGCCCCCCAACGTCTCCCTCGCTCTGCTCCTCCGGGTTCTTTGGTCACCAAGGTGACAGCTGTGGATGCTGATGCGGGTCACAATGCGTGGCTCTCTTACTCTCTGTCACCGCAGTCCACAGCCCCTGGATTGTTCCTTGTGTCTGCACACACTGGTGAGGTGCGCACTGCCcgggccttattggaggaagatTCTGACACCCAACAGGTGGTGGTCCTGGTGAGGGACAATGGTGACCCTTCACTGTCCTCCACCGCAACAGTCCTGCTGGTTCTGGAGGATGAGGATGCGGAGGAAATGCCTAAATCCAGCGACTTCCTCACACACCCTCCTGAGCGTTCAGACCTCACCCTTTACCTTATTGTGGCTCTGGCAGCTGTCAGTCTGTTATCCTTAGTTACCTTCATTTTCATGTCAGCTAAGTGTCTGAGGGGACGTGAAGATGGCGACCGGGGTGGGGGCCAGTGTTGCAGGGGCCAGGACTCTCCCTCCAGGGAGTTCTATAAGCAGTCCAGCCCCAACCTGCAGGTGAGTGCAGATGGCACGCTAAAGTATATGGAGGTGACCCTGCGGCCCACAGACTCTCAGAGCCATTGCTACAGGACCTGCTTTTCACCGGCCTCCGACGGCAGTGACTTCACTTTCCTCAGGCCCCTCAGCGTTCAGCAGCCCTCAGCCCTGGCGCTGGAACCTGAGGCCTTGCGTTCCCGTTCTAGTACGCTGCGGGAGCGGAGCCAG CAAGCCCCGCCCAACACCGACTGGCGTTTCTCTCAAGCCCAGAGACCCGGCACAAGCGG ctcccaaaATGGTGATGAAACCGGCACCTGGCCCAACAACCAGTTTGATACAGAGATGCTGCAAGCCATGATCTTGGCCTCTGCCAGTG